The Panicum hallii strain FIL2 chromosome 9, PHallii_v3.1, whole genome shotgun sequence genome has a window encoding:
- the LOC112877519 gene encoding uncharacterized protein LOC112877519 isoform X3 → MRAAVQSGGRSPKRLNGPSASQQPKAAPDGTQNGGLSKGKKRERGEQGIESAKWDRDCLVKVDDSEPGSFNLEDIKSEVAKITEKGGLPNAEAVEKLVHLMQLDRTEQKIDLAGRVVLVDVIAATESSDCLGRFVQSRGLPMLDSWLQEAHKGKSGDGSSPKEADKPIDDLLLALLRALAKLPINLSALQSCSIGKSVNHLRSHKHLDIQKKAKCLVENWKKRVDAEMKSSDAKPLVSGQAVSWSGKAGLQEISIAGNKRGGSSENSPKNPVPTVSSSKVLTDKPGGTDAAAKLSPVVSTSSKLQHVQPTNVTTNLKDQPCKSTGGTGGSELPTVREEKSSSSSQSPNNSQSCSSEPSKDARSSTAASGGASKPSGSSSWSHRRANNGLVSGNLKEASAGRSVSLDRSLLQDKSSQTETASEKGVDMPSDHLNSHRLIVRFPNPGRSPARSASGGSFEDPSVTGGRASSPVVGDRHEQTDRRVKMKTESSRPHLPSDANAESWHSNDIKEAAGSEEGDKSPCAMLDDDNSRTPDDSVKDAHVPRVACSYVNEKGVCSSETRAGNSFSPMNALIEYSEASHSLQAGDDTAMNLLASVAGEISKSELVSPSSSPRSSSAKKLVLEGDSTGKFKVESDVDPSQDPGPTDAKKVIVGKEVKNDACLVVKEEQHQTVPSPELADPKAVGSSAKVETHEGRANKCNSQPASVDSKGENLDACSVPGKVEDGCADKDGAVESALGSQCSLVVSNRNSRSILAGESSLSAADKQDQGLFKSSNHKQLPGVSDHPGAFDRRDSIAGKLDLMAGEVRKADAVGDSSTVRNEDQKKEHAISSLADVTKLVEAASPLGVANVIKEMKETKDSSSESNSHVKSEGLNSQLIEHSAKQSSKKSSDGVCGKEDGKEDLVSSDEGSSLAAHTKSNATAKLDFDLNEGIPGDDGHQSEPAVSPVICTSAIHLPGLSPFTSPITSGLQPAPITVAAPAKGPFVPPENLLRAKPEIGWKGSAATSAFRPAEPRKVLDMPITTRDIPVSHAAGKQSRPTLGFDLNVADDQALEEDVPQSSAQTTCSESGNTRSRDGSSRSAGIELDLNRTDEVADNGQFVPNASHRVEVPLLPARSLPGVFSNAGKNSSRDFDLNSGPCLDDASTEPTPKNLPTKNTGSIQFIPQVPGVRMNNAAMSNISPWFASANPCGPVPIQSFLPSREQPYPIEAAPGTQRIIAPTADSGQFGGDPSRAPVISSSPTMVFHPPAYQYAGFAFPPSVHLQTPSFSIGSATFTNSAPAGVPYFPTISPSPVGPTGALPAHHSRQYAINLAEGSSSSGRDNNRKWESQGLDLNSGPGSIDLEGKDERAPLPIRQNLITPPHGFAEEQGRIYQMPVVGIKRKEPDGSWDTERSTYKQLSWQ, encoded by the exons ATGCGTGCCGCGGTGCAGTCAGGTGGACGCTCTCCAAAGCGGTTAAATGGACCATCAGCTTCCCAACAACCGAAGGCCGCTCCGGATGGTACTCAGAATGGTGGTTTATCTAAAgggaagaagagagagagaggtgaaCAGGGAATTGAGTCAGCTAAGTGGGATCGTGATTGTCTTGTTAAGGTCGATGACAGTGAGCCTGGAAGCTTTAACTTGGAAGATATAAAGTCCGAGGTAGCAAAGATAACAGAAAAAGGTGGACTTCCAAATGCAGAAGCAGTTGAAAAGCTTGTACatcttatgcaacttgatcGGACTGAGCAAAAGATTGACCTTGCTGGCCGGGTTGTACTTGTTGATGTTATTGCTGCTACTGAGAGTTCTGATTGCCTTGGCAGATTTGTGCAATCAAGGGGCCTTCCCATGTTGGACAGTTGGCTTCAAGAGGCCCACAAAGGGAAGTCCGGTGATGGGAGTAGTCCTAAAGAAGCAGATAAACCTATTGACGATCTTCTTTTGGCCCTGCTTCGTGCACTAGCTAAATTGCCTATTAATCTCAGTGCATTGCAAAGCTGTAGTATTGGGAAATCTGTCAATCATCTGCGCAGCCATAAACATTTGGACATTCAGAAGAAAGCCAAGTGTCTTGTTGAGAACTGGAAGAAACGTGTGGATGCTGAAATGAAGTCAAGTGATGCGAAGCCTTTAGTCTCAGGTCAAGCTGTCTCCTGGTCAGGAAAAGCAGGTTTGCAAGAAATTTCAATTGCTGGAAACAAACGAGGTGGCTCAAGTGAGAACAGTCCAAAAAATCCAGTGCCCACTGTTTCATCGTCAAAAGTTTTGACTGATAAACCTGGGGGCACAGATGCAGCTGCGAAGTTGAGTCCTGTCGTATCTACCTCATCAAAATTACAACATGTGCAACCAACAAATGTCACCACCAACTTGAAGGATCAGCCCTGCAAATCAACTGGTGGGACTGGTGGTTCTGAGCTGCCTACTGTGAGAGAGGAGAAAAGCAGCAGCTCAAGCCAATCTCCGAACAACAGCCAGTCATGCTCTAGTGAGCCATCGAAGGATGCAAGAAGTTCAACTGCTGCTTCTGGTGGTGCAAGTAAACCTTCTGGAAGTTCTTCGTGGAGCCATCGAAGGGCAAACAATGGTCTTGTTTCAGGAAACCTGAAGGAAGCTTCCGCGGGAAGATCTGTCTCCCTTGATCGATCTTTGCTGCAGGATAAATCATCTCAAACTGAAACGGCTTCTGAAAAAGGAGTTGATATGCCATCTGATCACTTAAACAGTCATAGATTGATTGTTCGGTTTCCAAATCCTGGTCGTAGTCCTGCTAGAAGTGCAAGTGGGGGATCTTTCGAGGACCCATCTGTTACTGGGGGTAGAGCTTCATCTCCTGTGGTCGGAGATAGACATGAGCAGACTGATCGCAGAGTGAAAATGAAGACCGAAAGTTCCCGTCCTCATTTACCTTCTGATGCTAATGCAGAGTCTTGGCACAGCAATGATATTAAAGAAGCTGCAGGTTCTGAGGAAGGTGATAAATCACCCTGTGCTATGTTAGATGATGACAACAGCAGGACACCTGATGATTCTGTTAAGGATGCACATGTACCACGCGTGGCATGTTCATATGTGAATGAAAAAGGTGTCTGCTCAAGTGAAACCAGGGCGGGAAACTCATTCAGCCCAATGAACGCTCTGATTGAGTACTCTGAAGCTAGTCATTCCTTGCAAGCTGGAGATGACACGGCTATGAATCTTCTTGCTAGTGTGGCAGGAGAAATATCTAAATCTGAATTGGTTTCCCCATCTTCTTCCCCCAGAAGTTCATCTGCAAAGAAATTGGTCCTTGAGGGTGACAGTACTGGAAAGTTTAAAGTAGAAAGTGATGTGGATCCATCACAGGATCCAGGGCCAACAGATGCTAAGAAAGTCATTGTGGGGAAGGAAGTGAAAAATGATGCTTGTTTGGTTGTGAAGGAGGAGCAACACCAAACTGTGCCATCTCCTGAGCTAGCGGATCCTAAAGCAGTTGGATCTTCAGCCAAAGTTGAAACCCATGAAGGGCGTGCAAACAAATGTAACTCTCAACCTGCTTCAGTCGATTCCAAAG GTGAAAATTTGGATGCCTGTTCTGTCCCTGGGAAAGTTGAAGATGGCTGTGCGGACAAGGACGGCGCTGTTGAATCTGCCTTGGGCAGCCAGTGTAGCCTGGTTGTTTCCAATAGAAATTCAAGATCGATTCTTGCTGGGGAATCTTCATTGTCTGCTGCTGATAAACAAGACCAGGGTTTGTTCAAGTCAAGTAATCATAAGCAGCTTCCTGGTGTATCAGACCACCCAGGAGCCTTTGATAGACGTGACAGTATTGCAGGCAAATTAGATTTGATGGCTGGAGAGGTGAGGAAAGCTGATGCTGTAGGCGATAGTAGCACAGTGCGGAATGAGGATCAAAAGAAGGAACATGCTATTTCCTCTTTGGCTGATGTTACCAAACTAGTTGAAGCAGCATCCCCACTTGGTGTGGCAAATGTGATTAAGGAAATGAAAGAAACAAAAGACAGTTCCAGTGAATCCAATAGTCATGTAAAATCTGAAGGTCTTAATTCTCAGCTAATTGAGCATAGTGCGAAGCAGAGTTCAAAGAAATCCAGTGATGGTGTGTGTGGAAAAGAGGACGGAAAAGAAGACCTAGTCTCATCAGATGAGGGTTCTTCTCTAGCCGCTCACACAAAGTCAAATGCTACAGCCAAGCTTGACTTTGACTTGAATGAAGGGATACCTGGGGATGATGGGCATCAATCTGAGCCAGCTGTCTCACCTGTTATATGTACCTCAGCGATCCATTTACCTGGGCTTTCACCATTCACTTCACCTATTACAAGTGGACTGCAGCCAGCTCCAATAACAGTAGCTGCTCCAGCTAAAGGACCCTTTGTTCCTCCTGAAAACCTACTAAGAGCAAAGCCCGAGATCGGGTGGAaaggttcagcagctacaagtgcATTTCGTCCTGCTGAACCGAGGAAGGTTTTGGATATGCCCATCACCACACGTGACATTCCAGTATCTCATGCTGCTGGGAAGCAGTCTCGTCCCACGCTTGGCTTTGATTTGAATGTTGCAGATGACCAGGCTCTCGAGGAGGATGTCCCACAGAGTTCTGCACAGACTACTTGTTCTGAATCTGGAAATACCAGAAGTCGTGATGGCTCTTCACGAAGTGCTGGCATTGAGCTTGATCTGAACAGAACTGATGAAGTTGCAGACAATGGCCAATTTGTACCAAATGCTTCACACAGAGTTGAAGTCCCATTGTTACCAGCAAGATCGTTACCTGGAGTCTTCTCTAATGCTGGCAAGAATAGCTCGAGAGACTTTGATCTTAATAGTGGACCATGCCTTGATGATGCTAGCACTGAACCCACACCAAAGAACCTACCTACTAAAAATACAGGCAGTATCCAATTCATACCACAAGTTCCTGGTGTTAGGATGaataatgctgccatgagtAATATATCACCATGGTTTGCCTCTGCCAACCCTTGTGGTCCAGTACCAATACAATCGTTTTTGCCTTCTAGAGAACAGCCTTACCCTATTGAGGCAGCACCTGGAACCCAGAGGATTATTGCGCCTACAGCTGACAGTGGTCAATTTGGAGGTGATCCCAGCCGGGCTCCAGTTATTTCATCGTCTCCAACAATGGTTTTTCATCCACCTGCATATCAGTATGCAGGATTCGCGTTTCCTCCCAGTGTTCACCTTCAAACACCGTCATTTTCAATTGGATCAGCAACATTTACCAATTCTGCACCTGCAGGAGTACCGTATTTTCCAACCATTTCTCCATCACCTGTTGGGCCAACAGGTGCATTACCTGCCCATCATTCAAGGCAGTATGCAATAAATCTTGCTgagggcagcagcagcagtggacGCGACAATAATCGTAAGTGGGAAAGTCAGGGCCTTGATCTTAACTCAGGCCCTGGAAGTATAGATCTAGAAGGAAAGGATGAACGGGCACCTTTACCAATTAGACAAAATTTGATCACACCCCCACATGGCTTTGCCGAGGAGCAAGGAAGAATTTACCAAATGCCAGTTGTAGGAATAAAGAGGAAGGAACCTGATGGCAGTTGGGACACAGAAAGATCTACATACAAGCAACTATCATGGCAATGA